One segment of Theobroma cacao cultivar B97-61/B2 chromosome 9, Criollo_cocoa_genome_V2, whole genome shotgun sequence DNA contains the following:
- the LOC18590890 gene encoding protein ENHANCED DISEASE RESISTANCE 2 isoform X4, producing MAGSQNGDLKMEGWLYIIRSNRIGLQYSRKRYFVLEDHLLKSFKSIPISNLQEPGRSAIIDSCIRVTDNGRESIHRKVFFIFTLYNSSNHNDQLKLGASSPEEAARWIHSFKQAALKGGPYPANDVACSKSRWQSFRSSGSNHEIHNNSIDWTLYSSTKMDRVTSDVVAPSSWTIFGCQNGLRLFKEAKDRDSHGKWDDHPAIMAVGVVDGTSEAIFQTLMSLGPSRSEWDFCFYKGSVVEHLDGHTDIVHKQLYSDWLPWGMRRRDLLLRRYWRREDDGTYVILYHSVFHKKCPPQKSCVRACLKSGGYVISPVNEGKHSVVKHMLAIDWKFWKSYLRTSAARSITIRMLERVAALRELFKAKQGKYPSADLSSRELIRNVRLHQSEEDGMVDMCTQIEAGKIKENMCEVMERAPSEHSSLVGLNDAADEFFDVPEPTDYDQSEDGWASDFGPEGYSQDTRHPKLSTAAVFVKKLHDLAVQKRGYVDLQDMMREDGIFCSYGNTLPKDPTCTLPCSWTAAEPSTFLIRGENYLEDRKKFKATGTLMQMVAADWLRSDKREDDLGGRPGGIVQKYAAQGGPEFFFIINIQVPGSTTYSLALYYMMNTPVKDSPLLQNFINGDDAYRNSRFKLIPYISKGSWIVKQSVGKKACLIGQALEINYFRGKNYLELGIDIGSSTVARGVVNLVLGYLNNLVIEMAFLIQANTEEELPEYLLGTCRLNHLDATKSIPVKV from the exons atggctGGTTCGCAGAACGGAGACTTGAAAATGGAAGGATGGCTGTACATAATTCGTTCGAATCGGATTGGATTACAGTACTCAAGGAAACGTTACTTTGTTCTTGAAGATCATCTTCTCAAGAGCTTCAAATCCATTCCCATTTCCAATCTCCAG GAACCAGGTAGAAGTGCAATTATTGATTCCTGCATCCGGGTTACAGATAATGGGAGGGAGAGCATTCACAGAAAA GTATTCTTCATATTCACTCTTTATAATAGTTCTAATCACAATGATCAGCTTAAG CTAGGAGCTAGTAGTCCTGAAGAAGCAGCAAGATGGATTCATTCCTTTAAACAAGCAGCTTTAAAG GGTGGCCCATACCCTGCAAATGATGTTGCCTGTTCAAAGAGCAGATGGCAGTCCTTCAG ATCCAGTGGTTCCAATCATGAAATTCACAATAATTCTATTGACTGGACTCTTTATTCATCCACAAAGATGGACAGAGTGACGTCTGATGTTGTAGCACCATCATCTTGGACAATCTTTGGCTGTCAGAATG GTCTTAGACTGTTTAAAGAAGCTAAAGATAGGGATTCTCATGGAAAG TGGGATGACCATCCTGCAATCATGGCTGTGGGTGTCGTAGATGGAACTTCAGAAGCCATTTTCCAGACACTTATGTCTCTTGGACCCTCAAGATCAGA ATGGGACTTCTGTTTCTACAAGGGTAGCGTGGTTGAACATCTCGATGGTCATACTGATATTGTTCACAAGCAGCTATATAGTGATTGGTTACCTTG GGGAATGAGAAGGAGGGATCTTTTGTTGCGGCGCTATTGGAGAAGAGAAGATGATGGAACATATG TTATTCTCTACCACTCAGTGTTTCACAAGAAGTGCCCCCCACAGAAAAGCTGTGTCCGTGCCTGCCTTAAAA GTGGTGGATATGTTATATCTCCAGTGAATGAAGGAAAACACTCAGTTGTAAAACACATGCTTGCAATTGATTGGAAATTCTGGAAATCGTATTTGCGAACTTCTGCAGCCCGATCTATTACCATTCGGATGCTTGAGAGAGTTGCTG CACTAAGAGAGTTATTCAAAgcaaaacaaggaaaatatCCTTCAGCTGATCTTTCATCCAGAGAGTTGATAAGGAATGTTAGGTTGCATCAGAGTGAAGAGGACGGCATGGTTGATATGTGTACACAGATAGAGGCTGggaaaattaaggaaaatatgtGTGAAGTAATGGAAAGGGCACCTTCAGAACACTCAAGCCTGGTGGGACTTAATGATGCTGCTGATGAATTCTTTGATGTTCCAGAACCAACAGACTATGATCAATCAGAAGATGGGTGGGCTTCTGATTTTGGTCCAGAAGGGTACTCTCAG GATACACGCCATCCAAAGTTATCAACTGCTGCTGTTTTTGTGAAAAAGTTACATGATCTTGCAG TCCAGAAGAGGGGCTATGTGGACTTACAGGACATGATGAGGGAAGATGGCATATTTTGCTCTTATGGAAACACTCTTCCAAAGGATCCGACTTGTACATTGCCTTGCAGTTGGACAGCAGCGGAACCCTCCACATTTTTAATTCGTGGGGAGAATTACCTGGAAGACCGTAAGAAG TTTAAGGCAACGGGCACGTTGATGCAAATGGTTGCTGCAGATTGGCTAAGATCTGACAAGCGAGAAGATGATCTAGGAGGGCGTCCTGGGGGCATTGTTCag AAATATGCTGCTCAGGGAGGGCCAgagtttttcttcattataAACATACAG GTGCCAGGTTCAACTACATATAGCCTAGCGCTATACTATATGATGAATACTCCTGTCAAAGATTCACCCTTACTACAGAACTTCATCAATGGAGATGATGCATATAGAAATTCAAGGTTTAAGCTCATTCCATACATATCAAAG GGGTCGTGGATAGTCAAGCAGAGTGTTGGAAAGAAAGCTTGTCTCATTGGCCAAGCTCTGGAAATTAACTATTTCCGTGGGAAGAACTACTTGGAG CTTGGGATTGACATTGGATCATCAACTGTAGCCAGAGGTGTGGTCAATCTTGTGCTCGGTTACCTCAACAATCTGGTCATCGAAATGGCATTCTTGATACAG GCGAACACAGAAGAGGAGCTCCCGGAGTATCTTCTCGGGACATGCCGCCTGAACCATCTAGACGCAACGAAATCTATTCCAGTAAAAGTATGA
- the LOC18590890 gene encoding protein ENHANCED DISEASE RESISTANCE 2 isoform X3 yields the protein MAGSQNGDLKMEGWLYIIRSNRIGLQYSRKRYFVLEDHLLKSFKSIPISNLQEPGRSAIIDSCIRVTDNGRESIHRKVFFIFTLYNSSNHNDQLKLGASSPEEAARWIHSFKQAALKGGPYPANDVACSKSRWQSFSFLGGLHACRSSGSNHEIHNNSIDWTLYSSTKMDRVTSDVVAPSSWTIFGCQNGLRLFKEAKDRDSHGKWDDHPAIMAVGVVDGTSEAIFQTLMSLGPSRSEWDFCFYKGSVVEHLDGHTDIVHKQLYSDWLPWGMRRRDLLLRRYWRREDDGTYVILYHSVFHKKCPPQKSCVRACLKSGGYVISPVNEGKHSVVKHMLAIDWKFWKSYLRTSAARSITIRMLERVAALRELFKAKQGKYPSADLSSRELIRNVRLHQSEEDGMVDMCTQIEAGKIKENMCEVMERAPSEHSSLVGLNDAADEFFDVPEPTDYDQSEDGWASDFGPEGYSQDTRHPKLSTAAVFVKKLHDLAVQKRGYVDLQDMMREDGIFCSYGNTLPKDPTCTLPCSWTAAEPSTFLIRGENYLEDRKKFKATGTLMQMVAADWLRSDKREDDLGGRPGGIVQKYAAQGGPEFFFIINIQVPGSTTYSLALYYMMNTPVKDSPLLQNFINGDDAYRNSRFKLIPYISKGSWIVKQSVGKKACLIGQALEINYFRGKNYLELGIDIGSSTVARGVVNLVLGYLNNLVIEMAFLIQANTEEELPEYLLGTCRLNHLDATKSIPVKV from the exons atggctGGTTCGCAGAACGGAGACTTGAAAATGGAAGGATGGCTGTACATAATTCGTTCGAATCGGATTGGATTACAGTACTCAAGGAAACGTTACTTTGTTCTTGAAGATCATCTTCTCAAGAGCTTCAAATCCATTCCCATTTCCAATCTCCAG GAACCAGGTAGAAGTGCAATTATTGATTCCTGCATCCGGGTTACAGATAATGGGAGGGAGAGCATTCACAGAAAA GTATTCTTCATATTCACTCTTTATAATAGTTCTAATCACAATGATCAGCTTAAG CTAGGAGCTAGTAGTCCTGAAGAAGCAGCAAGATGGATTCATTCCTTTAAACAAGCAGCTTTAAAG GGTGGCCCATACCCTGCAAATGATGTTGCCTGTTCAAAGAGCAGATGGCAGTCCTTCAG TTTCTTAGGAGGTCTCCATGCATGCAGATCCAGTGGTTCCAATCATGAAATTCACAATAATTCTATTGACTGGACTCTTTATTCATCCACAAAGATGGACAGAGTGACGTCTGATGTTGTAGCACCATCATCTTGGACAATCTTTGGCTGTCAGAATG GTCTTAGACTGTTTAAAGAAGCTAAAGATAGGGATTCTCATGGAAAG TGGGATGACCATCCTGCAATCATGGCTGTGGGTGTCGTAGATGGAACTTCAGAAGCCATTTTCCAGACACTTATGTCTCTTGGACCCTCAAGATCAGA ATGGGACTTCTGTTTCTACAAGGGTAGCGTGGTTGAACATCTCGATGGTCATACTGATATTGTTCACAAGCAGCTATATAGTGATTGGTTACCTTG GGGAATGAGAAGGAGGGATCTTTTGTTGCGGCGCTATTGGAGAAGAGAAGATGATGGAACATATG TTATTCTCTACCACTCAGTGTTTCACAAGAAGTGCCCCCCACAGAAAAGCTGTGTCCGTGCCTGCCTTAAAA GTGGTGGATATGTTATATCTCCAGTGAATGAAGGAAAACACTCAGTTGTAAAACACATGCTTGCAATTGATTGGAAATTCTGGAAATCGTATTTGCGAACTTCTGCAGCCCGATCTATTACCATTCGGATGCTTGAGAGAGTTGCTG CACTAAGAGAGTTATTCAAAgcaaaacaaggaaaatatCCTTCAGCTGATCTTTCATCCAGAGAGTTGATAAGGAATGTTAGGTTGCATCAGAGTGAAGAGGACGGCATGGTTGATATGTGTACACAGATAGAGGCTGggaaaattaaggaaaatatgtGTGAAGTAATGGAAAGGGCACCTTCAGAACACTCAAGCCTGGTGGGACTTAATGATGCTGCTGATGAATTCTTTGATGTTCCAGAACCAACAGACTATGATCAATCAGAAGATGGGTGGGCTTCTGATTTTGGTCCAGAAGGGTACTCTCAG GATACACGCCATCCAAAGTTATCAACTGCTGCTGTTTTTGTGAAAAAGTTACATGATCTTGCAG TCCAGAAGAGGGGCTATGTGGACTTACAGGACATGATGAGGGAAGATGGCATATTTTGCTCTTATGGAAACACTCTTCCAAAGGATCCGACTTGTACATTGCCTTGCAGTTGGACAGCAGCGGAACCCTCCACATTTTTAATTCGTGGGGAGAATTACCTGGAAGACCGTAAGAAG TTTAAGGCAACGGGCACGTTGATGCAAATGGTTGCTGCAGATTGGCTAAGATCTGACAAGCGAGAAGATGATCTAGGAGGGCGTCCTGGGGGCATTGTTCag AAATATGCTGCTCAGGGAGGGCCAgagtttttcttcattataAACATACAG GTGCCAGGTTCAACTACATATAGCCTAGCGCTATACTATATGATGAATACTCCTGTCAAAGATTCACCCTTACTACAGAACTTCATCAATGGAGATGATGCATATAGAAATTCAAGGTTTAAGCTCATTCCATACATATCAAAG GGGTCGTGGATAGTCAAGCAGAGTGTTGGAAAGAAAGCTTGTCTCATTGGCCAAGCTCTGGAAATTAACTATTTCCGTGGGAAGAACTACTTGGAG CTTGGGATTGACATTGGATCATCAACTGTAGCCAGAGGTGTGGTCAATCTTGTGCTCGGTTACCTCAACAATCTGGTCATCGAAATGGCATTCTTGATACAG GCGAACACAGAAGAGGAGCTCCCGGAGTATCTTCTCGGGACATGCCGCCTGAACCATCTAGACGCAACGAAATCTATTCCAGTAAAAGTATGA
- the LOC18590890 gene encoding protein ENHANCED DISEASE RESISTANCE 2 isoform X1, whose amino-acid sequence MAGSQNGDLKMEGWLYIIRSNRIGLQYSRKRYFVLEDHLLKSFKSIPISNLQEPGRSAIIDSCIRVTDNGRESIHRKVFFIFTLYNSSNHNDQLKLGASSPEEAARWIHSFKQAALKGGPYPANDVACSKSRWQSFSFLGGLHACRSSGSNHEIHNNSIDWTLYSSTKMDRVTSDVVAPSSWTIFGCQNGLRLFKEAKDRDSHGKWDDHPAIMAVGVVDGTSEAIFQTLMSLGPSRSEWDFCFYKGSVVEHLDGHTDIVHKQLYSDWLPWGMRRRDLLLRRYWRREDDGTYVILYHSVFHKKCPPQKSCVRACLKSGGYVISPVNEGKHSVVKHMLAIDWKFWKSYLRTSAARSITIRMLERVAALRELFKAKQGKYPSADLSSRELIRNVRLHQSEEDGMVDMCTQIEAGKIKENMCEVMERAPSEHSSLVGLNDAADEFFDVPEPTDYDQSEDGWASDFGPEGYSQDTRHPKLSTAAVFVKKLHDLAVQKRGYVDLQDMMREDGIFCSYGNTLPKDPTCTLPCSWTAAEPSTFLIRGENYLEDRKKFKATGTLMQMVAADWLRSDKREDDLGGRPGGIVQKYAAQGGPEFFFIINIQVPGSTTYSLALYYMMNTPVKDSPLLQNFINGDDAYRNSRFKLIPYISKGSWIVKQSVGKKACLIGQALEINYFRGKNYLELGIDIGSSTVARGVVNLVLGYLNNLVIEMAFLIQVKTTLEQNKDKKRNNIFELKCNFSPLSMINANTSFNGLKMSDFIVRRRTQKRSSRSIFSGHAA is encoded by the exons atggctGGTTCGCAGAACGGAGACTTGAAAATGGAAGGATGGCTGTACATAATTCGTTCGAATCGGATTGGATTACAGTACTCAAGGAAACGTTACTTTGTTCTTGAAGATCATCTTCTCAAGAGCTTCAAATCCATTCCCATTTCCAATCTCCAG GAACCAGGTAGAAGTGCAATTATTGATTCCTGCATCCGGGTTACAGATAATGGGAGGGAGAGCATTCACAGAAAA GTATTCTTCATATTCACTCTTTATAATAGTTCTAATCACAATGATCAGCTTAAG CTAGGAGCTAGTAGTCCTGAAGAAGCAGCAAGATGGATTCATTCCTTTAAACAAGCAGCTTTAAAG GGTGGCCCATACCCTGCAAATGATGTTGCCTGTTCAAAGAGCAGATGGCAGTCCTTCAG TTTCTTAGGAGGTCTCCATGCATGCAGATCCAGTGGTTCCAATCATGAAATTCACAATAATTCTATTGACTGGACTCTTTATTCATCCACAAAGATGGACAGAGTGACGTCTGATGTTGTAGCACCATCATCTTGGACAATCTTTGGCTGTCAGAATG GTCTTAGACTGTTTAAAGAAGCTAAAGATAGGGATTCTCATGGAAAG TGGGATGACCATCCTGCAATCATGGCTGTGGGTGTCGTAGATGGAACTTCAGAAGCCATTTTCCAGACACTTATGTCTCTTGGACCCTCAAGATCAGA ATGGGACTTCTGTTTCTACAAGGGTAGCGTGGTTGAACATCTCGATGGTCATACTGATATTGTTCACAAGCAGCTATATAGTGATTGGTTACCTTG GGGAATGAGAAGGAGGGATCTTTTGTTGCGGCGCTATTGGAGAAGAGAAGATGATGGAACATATG TTATTCTCTACCACTCAGTGTTTCACAAGAAGTGCCCCCCACAGAAAAGCTGTGTCCGTGCCTGCCTTAAAA GTGGTGGATATGTTATATCTCCAGTGAATGAAGGAAAACACTCAGTTGTAAAACACATGCTTGCAATTGATTGGAAATTCTGGAAATCGTATTTGCGAACTTCTGCAGCCCGATCTATTACCATTCGGATGCTTGAGAGAGTTGCTG CACTAAGAGAGTTATTCAAAgcaaaacaaggaaaatatCCTTCAGCTGATCTTTCATCCAGAGAGTTGATAAGGAATGTTAGGTTGCATCAGAGTGAAGAGGACGGCATGGTTGATATGTGTACACAGATAGAGGCTGggaaaattaaggaaaatatgtGTGAAGTAATGGAAAGGGCACCTTCAGAACACTCAAGCCTGGTGGGACTTAATGATGCTGCTGATGAATTCTTTGATGTTCCAGAACCAACAGACTATGATCAATCAGAAGATGGGTGGGCTTCTGATTTTGGTCCAGAAGGGTACTCTCAG GATACACGCCATCCAAAGTTATCAACTGCTGCTGTTTTTGTGAAAAAGTTACATGATCTTGCAG TCCAGAAGAGGGGCTATGTGGACTTACAGGACATGATGAGGGAAGATGGCATATTTTGCTCTTATGGAAACACTCTTCCAAAGGATCCGACTTGTACATTGCCTTGCAGTTGGACAGCAGCGGAACCCTCCACATTTTTAATTCGTGGGGAGAATTACCTGGAAGACCGTAAGAAG TTTAAGGCAACGGGCACGTTGATGCAAATGGTTGCTGCAGATTGGCTAAGATCTGACAAGCGAGAAGATGATCTAGGAGGGCGTCCTGGGGGCATTGTTCag AAATATGCTGCTCAGGGAGGGCCAgagtttttcttcattataAACATACAG GTGCCAGGTTCAACTACATATAGCCTAGCGCTATACTATATGATGAATACTCCTGTCAAAGATTCACCCTTACTACAGAACTTCATCAATGGAGATGATGCATATAGAAATTCAAGGTTTAAGCTCATTCCATACATATCAAAG GGGTCGTGGATAGTCAAGCAGAGTGTTGGAAAGAAAGCTTGTCTCATTGGCCAAGCTCTGGAAATTAACTATTTCCGTGGGAAGAACTACTTGGAG CTTGGGATTGACATTGGATCATCAACTGTAGCCAGAGGTGTGGTCAATCTTGTGCTCGGTTACCTCAACAATCTGGTCATCGAAATGGCATTCTTGATACAGGTAAAAACAACACTTGAGCAAAACAAGGATAAAAAACGAAACAACATTTTTGAGCTTAAATGCAATTTCTCACCTTTGTCTATGATCAATGCGAACACCTCCTTCAATGGTCTAAAAATGTCCGATTTTATTGTGCGCAGGCGAACACAGAAGAGGAGCTCCCGGAGTATCTTCTCGGGACATGCCGCCTGA
- the LOC18590890 gene encoding protein ENHANCED DISEASE RESISTANCE 2 isoform X2 translates to MAGSQNGDLKMEGWLYIIRSNRIGLQYSRKRYFVLEDHLLKSFKSIPISNLQEPGRSAIIDSCIRVTDNGRESIHRKVFFIFTLYNSSNHNDQLKLGASSPEEAARWIHSFKQAALKGGPYPANDVACSKSRWQSFRSSGSNHEIHNNSIDWTLYSSTKMDRVTSDVVAPSSWTIFGCQNGLRLFKEAKDRDSHGKWDDHPAIMAVGVVDGTSEAIFQTLMSLGPSRSEWDFCFYKGSVVEHLDGHTDIVHKQLYSDWLPWGMRRRDLLLRRYWRREDDGTYVILYHSVFHKKCPPQKSCVRACLKSGGYVISPVNEGKHSVVKHMLAIDWKFWKSYLRTSAARSITIRMLERVAALRELFKAKQGKYPSADLSSRELIRNVRLHQSEEDGMVDMCTQIEAGKIKENMCEVMERAPSEHSSLVGLNDAADEFFDVPEPTDYDQSEDGWASDFGPEGYSQDTRHPKLSTAAVFVKKLHDLAVQKRGYVDLQDMMREDGIFCSYGNTLPKDPTCTLPCSWTAAEPSTFLIRGENYLEDRKKFKATGTLMQMVAADWLRSDKREDDLGGRPGGIVQKYAAQGGPEFFFIINIQVPGSTTYSLALYYMMNTPVKDSPLLQNFINGDDAYRNSRFKLIPYISKGSWIVKQSVGKKACLIGQALEINYFRGKNYLELGIDIGSSTVARGVVNLVLGYLNNLVIEMAFLIQVKTTLEQNKDKKRNNIFELKCNFSPLSMINANTSFNGLKMSDFIVRRRTQKRSSRSIFSGHAA, encoded by the exons atggctGGTTCGCAGAACGGAGACTTGAAAATGGAAGGATGGCTGTACATAATTCGTTCGAATCGGATTGGATTACAGTACTCAAGGAAACGTTACTTTGTTCTTGAAGATCATCTTCTCAAGAGCTTCAAATCCATTCCCATTTCCAATCTCCAG GAACCAGGTAGAAGTGCAATTATTGATTCCTGCATCCGGGTTACAGATAATGGGAGGGAGAGCATTCACAGAAAA GTATTCTTCATATTCACTCTTTATAATAGTTCTAATCACAATGATCAGCTTAAG CTAGGAGCTAGTAGTCCTGAAGAAGCAGCAAGATGGATTCATTCCTTTAAACAAGCAGCTTTAAAG GGTGGCCCATACCCTGCAAATGATGTTGCCTGTTCAAAGAGCAGATGGCAGTCCTTCAG ATCCAGTGGTTCCAATCATGAAATTCACAATAATTCTATTGACTGGACTCTTTATTCATCCACAAAGATGGACAGAGTGACGTCTGATGTTGTAGCACCATCATCTTGGACAATCTTTGGCTGTCAGAATG GTCTTAGACTGTTTAAAGAAGCTAAAGATAGGGATTCTCATGGAAAG TGGGATGACCATCCTGCAATCATGGCTGTGGGTGTCGTAGATGGAACTTCAGAAGCCATTTTCCAGACACTTATGTCTCTTGGACCCTCAAGATCAGA ATGGGACTTCTGTTTCTACAAGGGTAGCGTGGTTGAACATCTCGATGGTCATACTGATATTGTTCACAAGCAGCTATATAGTGATTGGTTACCTTG GGGAATGAGAAGGAGGGATCTTTTGTTGCGGCGCTATTGGAGAAGAGAAGATGATGGAACATATG TTATTCTCTACCACTCAGTGTTTCACAAGAAGTGCCCCCCACAGAAAAGCTGTGTCCGTGCCTGCCTTAAAA GTGGTGGATATGTTATATCTCCAGTGAATGAAGGAAAACACTCAGTTGTAAAACACATGCTTGCAATTGATTGGAAATTCTGGAAATCGTATTTGCGAACTTCTGCAGCCCGATCTATTACCATTCGGATGCTTGAGAGAGTTGCTG CACTAAGAGAGTTATTCAAAgcaaaacaaggaaaatatCCTTCAGCTGATCTTTCATCCAGAGAGTTGATAAGGAATGTTAGGTTGCATCAGAGTGAAGAGGACGGCATGGTTGATATGTGTACACAGATAGAGGCTGggaaaattaaggaaaatatgtGTGAAGTAATGGAAAGGGCACCTTCAGAACACTCAAGCCTGGTGGGACTTAATGATGCTGCTGATGAATTCTTTGATGTTCCAGAACCAACAGACTATGATCAATCAGAAGATGGGTGGGCTTCTGATTTTGGTCCAGAAGGGTACTCTCAG GATACACGCCATCCAAAGTTATCAACTGCTGCTGTTTTTGTGAAAAAGTTACATGATCTTGCAG TCCAGAAGAGGGGCTATGTGGACTTACAGGACATGATGAGGGAAGATGGCATATTTTGCTCTTATGGAAACACTCTTCCAAAGGATCCGACTTGTACATTGCCTTGCAGTTGGACAGCAGCGGAACCCTCCACATTTTTAATTCGTGGGGAGAATTACCTGGAAGACCGTAAGAAG TTTAAGGCAACGGGCACGTTGATGCAAATGGTTGCTGCAGATTGGCTAAGATCTGACAAGCGAGAAGATGATCTAGGAGGGCGTCCTGGGGGCATTGTTCag AAATATGCTGCTCAGGGAGGGCCAgagtttttcttcattataAACATACAG GTGCCAGGTTCAACTACATATAGCCTAGCGCTATACTATATGATGAATACTCCTGTCAAAGATTCACCCTTACTACAGAACTTCATCAATGGAGATGATGCATATAGAAATTCAAGGTTTAAGCTCATTCCATACATATCAAAG GGGTCGTGGATAGTCAAGCAGAGTGTTGGAAAGAAAGCTTGTCTCATTGGCCAAGCTCTGGAAATTAACTATTTCCGTGGGAAGAACTACTTGGAG CTTGGGATTGACATTGGATCATCAACTGTAGCCAGAGGTGTGGTCAATCTTGTGCTCGGTTACCTCAACAATCTGGTCATCGAAATGGCATTCTTGATACAGGTAAAAACAACACTTGAGCAAAACAAGGATAAAAAACGAAACAACATTTTTGAGCTTAAATGCAATTTCTCACCTTTGTCTATGATCAATGCGAACACCTCCTTCAATGGTCTAAAAATGTCCGATTTTATTGTGCGCAGGCGAACACAGAAGAGGAGCTCCCGGAGTATCTTCTCGGGACATGCCGCCTGA
- the LOC18590890 gene encoding protein ENHANCED DISEASE RESISTANCE 2 isoform X5 translates to MDRVTSDVVAPSSWTIFGCQNGLRLFKEAKDRDSHGKWDDHPAIMAVGVVDGTSEAIFQTLMSLGPSRSEWDFCFYKGSVVEHLDGHTDIVHKQLYSDWLPWGMRRRDLLLRRYWRREDDGTYVILYHSVFHKKCPPQKSCVRACLKSGGYVISPVNEGKHSVVKHMLAIDWKFWKSYLRTSAARSITIRMLERVAALRELFKAKQGKYPSADLSSRELIRNVRLHQSEEDGMVDMCTQIEAGKIKENMCEVMERAPSEHSSLVGLNDAADEFFDVPEPTDYDQSEDGWASDFGPEGYSQDTRHPKLSTAAVFVKKLHDLAVQKRGYVDLQDMMREDGIFCSYGNTLPKDPTCTLPCSWTAAEPSTFLIRGENYLEDRKKFKATGTLMQMVAADWLRSDKREDDLGGRPGGIVQKYAAQGGPEFFFIINIQVPGSTTYSLALYYMMNTPVKDSPLLQNFINGDDAYRNSRFKLIPYISKGSWIVKQSVGKKACLIGQALEINYFRGKNYLELGIDIGSSTVARGVVNLVLGYLNNLVIEMAFLIQVKTTLEQNKDKKRNNIFELKCNFSPLSMINANTSFNGLKMSDFIVRRRTQKRSSRSIFSGHAA, encoded by the exons ATGGACAGAGTGACGTCTGATGTTGTAGCACCATCATCTTGGACAATCTTTGGCTGTCAGAATG GTCTTAGACTGTTTAAAGAAGCTAAAGATAGGGATTCTCATGGAAAG TGGGATGACCATCCTGCAATCATGGCTGTGGGTGTCGTAGATGGAACTTCAGAAGCCATTTTCCAGACACTTATGTCTCTTGGACCCTCAAGATCAGA ATGGGACTTCTGTTTCTACAAGGGTAGCGTGGTTGAACATCTCGATGGTCATACTGATATTGTTCACAAGCAGCTATATAGTGATTGGTTACCTTG GGGAATGAGAAGGAGGGATCTTTTGTTGCGGCGCTATTGGAGAAGAGAAGATGATGGAACATATG TTATTCTCTACCACTCAGTGTTTCACAAGAAGTGCCCCCCACAGAAAAGCTGTGTCCGTGCCTGCCTTAAAA GTGGTGGATATGTTATATCTCCAGTGAATGAAGGAAAACACTCAGTTGTAAAACACATGCTTGCAATTGATTGGAAATTCTGGAAATCGTATTTGCGAACTTCTGCAGCCCGATCTATTACCATTCGGATGCTTGAGAGAGTTGCTG CACTAAGAGAGTTATTCAAAgcaaaacaaggaaaatatCCTTCAGCTGATCTTTCATCCAGAGAGTTGATAAGGAATGTTAGGTTGCATCAGAGTGAAGAGGACGGCATGGTTGATATGTGTACACAGATAGAGGCTGggaaaattaaggaaaatatgtGTGAAGTAATGGAAAGGGCACCTTCAGAACACTCAAGCCTGGTGGGACTTAATGATGCTGCTGATGAATTCTTTGATGTTCCAGAACCAACAGACTATGATCAATCAGAAGATGGGTGGGCTTCTGATTTTGGTCCAGAAGGGTACTCTCAG GATACACGCCATCCAAAGTTATCAACTGCTGCTGTTTTTGTGAAAAAGTTACATGATCTTGCAG TCCAGAAGAGGGGCTATGTGGACTTACAGGACATGATGAGGGAAGATGGCATATTTTGCTCTTATGGAAACACTCTTCCAAAGGATCCGACTTGTACATTGCCTTGCAGTTGGACAGCAGCGGAACCCTCCACATTTTTAATTCGTGGGGAGAATTACCTGGAAGACCGTAAGAAG TTTAAGGCAACGGGCACGTTGATGCAAATGGTTGCTGCAGATTGGCTAAGATCTGACAAGCGAGAAGATGATCTAGGAGGGCGTCCTGGGGGCATTGTTCag AAATATGCTGCTCAGGGAGGGCCAgagtttttcttcattataAACATACAG GTGCCAGGTTCAACTACATATAGCCTAGCGCTATACTATATGATGAATACTCCTGTCAAAGATTCACCCTTACTACAGAACTTCATCAATGGAGATGATGCATATAGAAATTCAAGGTTTAAGCTCATTCCATACATATCAAAG GGGTCGTGGATAGTCAAGCAGAGTGTTGGAAAGAAAGCTTGTCTCATTGGCCAAGCTCTGGAAATTAACTATTTCCGTGGGAAGAACTACTTGGAG CTTGGGATTGACATTGGATCATCAACTGTAGCCAGAGGTGTGGTCAATCTTGTGCTCGGTTACCTCAACAATCTGGTCATCGAAATGGCATTCTTGATACAGGTAAAAACAACACTTGAGCAAAACAAGGATAAAAAACGAAACAACATTTTTGAGCTTAAATGCAATTTCTCACCTTTGTCTATGATCAATGCGAACACCTCCTTCAATGGTCTAAAAATGTCCGATTTTATTGTGCGCAGGCGAACACAGAAGAGGAGCTCCCGGAGTATCTTCTCGGGACATGCCGCCTGA